A region of the Nocardia asteroides genome:
CGAGATGTACCCGGATCAATTCCCAGCCTCGGCTCTCCCTGCGTGGGCCGCCGGCAATGTCGCCGGACCTTCGACCGAACCATGCGGGATCGGCGACCAACGGTCTTCGGTAGAACGGATTGGGTAGCGATCGAACTCGTCGATAACTGATGTCCAATGTACCTGTAGGGGTTCTTTCTGCCAAAACGACCCCTCACAGAACACCCGATCAAACGTGCCGCCTCTACCGTGTTGTGGTGCGGGACACATGGCCGGGGCGGCGAGGGCGAGTGCGAACGGCGATGAATGCACGGTAGGTCAATGATTCGCCGCTCGACTGGAAGCGCCGAGCCGGGTTGCTGAGCTGTGATATCAGTCAGCCGAGCCGAAGGGCGCTGGTTCGACTCGGCTGACGCTCTTCACCTTGTCGATACCTTTGCCGAAGGAGGCGACACTCGATCCAGGATCGGCCTCCGCGAGCGCGACCAGATAGGCGTCGGCGAAGGACAACCGTAACGCCGCAACGGCGGGAACGCGAATGCGTCCCCGCCGTTGCGGTCAGCTCAGCTGCTGCTTACGCGTCCTCGTCGAGGAGGTTGCGGGTGCGGTTCGGGTCCACCGGGATGCCCGGTCCGGTGTTCGTCGAGACCGTCACCTTCTTGACGTAACGCCCCTTGGCGGTCGACGGCTTCGCACGCAGGATCTCGTCCAGCGCGGCGCCGTAGTTCTCCACCAGCTTCGCGTCGTCGAAGGACGCCTTGCCGATGACGAAGTGCAGGTTGGCCTGCTTGTCGACGCGGAAGTTGATCTTGCCGCCCTTGATGTCGTTGACAGCCTTGGTCACATCGGTGGTGACCGTGCCCGTCTTCGGGTTCGGCATCAGGCCGCGCGGGCCCAGGACGCGCGCGATCCGGCCGACCTTGGCCATCTGGTCCGGGGTGGCGATCGCGGCGTCGAAGTCCAGCCAGCCGCCCTGGATCCGCTCGATCAGGTCCTCGGCGCCGACGGCGTCGGCTCCGGCGGCCTCGGCCTCGGCGGCCTTCTCGCCCGCCGCGAACACGATGACGCGGGCGGTCTTACCGGTGCCGTGCGGCAGGTTGACCGTGCCGCGGACCATCTGGTCCGCCTTCCGGGGATCCACACCGAGACGTACGGCGACCTCGACGGTCGCGTCGGTCTTGGTGGTGGCGGTCTCCTTCGCCAGGCGCGCGGCGGCCAGCGGGGAGTAGAGCTTGGTGCGATCGACCTTCTCGGCCGCGGCGAGGTACGCCTTGCTTCGTTTTGCCATGATTCTCTGTCCTGTTCGATCCGCGGCGCTCCCGGGCTCTCCGTGGTCACGCAGGCTTCCGCCTCCGAGCCCGTCGCTGGCGCCGCTGTGTTGGTAGTTCAGACGTGGTTATCGGGCCTGGCCGGCCCTCCCACCAGGGAGCGATTCCGCTCAGCCTTCGACGGTGATGCCCATCGAACGCGCGGTACCCGCGATGATCTTGGCCGCCTGATCGATGTCGTTGGCGTTCAGATCTTCCTGCTTGGTCTTGGCGATCTCGCGCACCTGGTCCATGGTCACCTTGGCGACCTTGTTGCGGTGCGGCTCCGCCGAGCCCTTCTGCACGCCTGCGGCCTTGAGCAGCAGCTTGGCGGCGGGCGGGGTCTTCAGCTTGAAGTCGAACGACCGATCCTCGTACACCGAGATCTCGACCGGAATGACGTTGCCACGCTGCGACTCGGTCGCGGCGTTGTACGCCTTGCAGAACTCCATGATGTTGACGCCGTGCTGACCGAGCGCGGGGCCGACCGGAGGGGCCGGGTTCGCCTGGCCGGCCTGGATCTGAAGCTTGATGATCCCGGCGAGCTTCTTCTTCTTGGGGGGCATCTTTCTTTCCTAGGTGTTTGGTGTCCTTGCTCTTTGCAAGTCTGGTGTCGCGATCCTCGACCGGGCGGATTCACCCGACCGCTGACAGCGGTCTAGATCTTCGCGACCTGGGTGAACGCCAGCTCGACCGGGGTCTCGCGGCCGAAGATCGACACGAGCACCTTGAGTTTCTGCTGCTCGGCGTTGACCTCGGAGATGCTGGCGGGCAGCGTCGCGAACGGACCGTCCATGACCGTCACCGACTCGCCGACCTCGAAGTCGACCTCGATGACCGGCTTCGGCGCGACCTCGCCGCCCGCGGCCTCGGCGCTCGACGCCGCGGCCGCCGCGGCGGGCTTCTTCTGCTGCTGCGCGGCCGGGACGAGGAACTTCACCACGTCATCGATGGACAGCGGCGACGGACGCGAGGTGGCGCCGACGAAACCGGTGACACCGGGGGTGTTGCGCACCGCGCCCCACGACTCGTCGTTGAGCTCCATCCGGACCAGGATGTAGCCGGGCAGCACCTTGCGGTTGACGTGCTTGCGCTGCCCGTTCTTGATCTCGGTGACCTCTTCGGTGGGCACCTCGACCTGGAAGATGTAATCCTCCAGGTCCAGGTTCTGCACGCGGGTCTCGAGGTTGGCCTTCACTTTGTTCTCGTAGCCGGCGTAGGAGTGGATGACGTACCACTCACCGGGGGCGCGCCGCAGCGCTGCCTTCATCTCGGCGACGGGATCGGCGGGCTCGGCATCCACAGCGGCGGCAGGGGCGGACTCAGCGGGCTCCGATTCCTCGAGCGCGGGCCCGTCGGTCGCGAACTCCTCGACGGAGTCGGTGGGCTCGGCCACCGCGTCGTCGGCCGGGAACTTGTCGGGTGTGTCGTTCTCCGGGGTGCTCACTGGGGCACTCGCTTCCTGTGTCGTCACGTACATCCTCTGCGTGCCGGGCCGGGCGCGCGGCGAAATCACTGCCACCCGTGTCCGCCCGGGATCGGCTACCGGCGTCGGCGTCGTTCAGCTAGCCGAACAGCCAGTTGACACCCTTGATGAACGCCAGATCCAACCCGCTGATGAACGCGACCATGAAAATCACGAACACCAGAACAACGCTCGTATAGGTGACCATCTGCTTCCGGTTGGGCCAGATCACCTTGCGCAGTTCCGCGATGACCTCACGCAGGAACTTGATCAAACGCTTGAGCGGATTACCCGGCTTCTTGCGTTCGGCCCGATCGGTCGTCTTGGTTGCCTTACGCGACGGGCGGTCGAGCGTGGCGATCGAGCCCGTGTCGACCTGGGAGGAAGCACTGCGGGACCGCCGGGCGGACCGCTTTCCGCTCGGCCGTGTCGCTGCGGCGGTGCCATCGCCTTCGTCGGCGGCATGTGCGCCGCGGCGAGTGTCCCGCTCGTCGCTCACGCCTTCTCCTCGCTGCGCTCGGTGCCGCCGTGCGCGATGCGCGCTGTGCCAATGGCTCGCTCGCTACGCTCGCTCACGTCGGTCCTCTCTCGTCGCTGGCATCCAGGGCAGGGGCGACAGGACTTGAACCTGCAACCTGCGGTTTTGGAGACCGCTGCTCTGCCAGTTGAGCTACGCCCCTTCGGTCGGACGGTATCGGCTGTCCGACCACTGTTCGATATTCAGTTGTGCTCCGGTGTCACACAACACGCGCGCTACTCCGGCAGTTGCCGGCCCCGTCGACGATCCTCGCGGACCGCTTGGAACCAGCCCCACAGAGCAGCGCGCAGCGGCTGGCGACCCCAGAAACCTGAGTGTACGTTACCGTGCGCGCCATTAGCC
Encoded here:
- the rplA gene encoding 50S ribosomal protein L1; the encoded protein is MAKRSKAYLAAAEKVDRTKLYSPLAAARLAKETATTKTDATVEVAVRLGVDPRKADQMVRGTVNLPHGTGKTARVIVFAAGEKAAEAEAAGADAVGAEDLIERIQGGWLDFDAAIATPDQMAKVGRIARVLGPRGLMPNPKTGTVTTDVTKAVNDIKGGKINFRVDKQANLHFVIGKASFDDAKLVENYGAALDEILRAKPSTAKGRYVKKVTVSTNTGPGIPVDPNRTRNLLDEDA
- the rplK gene encoding 50S ribosomal protein L11; this translates as MPPKKKKLAGIIKLQIQAGQANPAPPVGPALGQHGVNIMEFCKAYNAATESQRGNVIPVEISVYEDRSFDFKLKTPPAAKLLLKAAGVQKGSAEPHRNKVAKVTMDQVREIAKTKQEDLNANDIDQAAKIIAGTARSMGITVEG
- the nusG gene encoding transcription termination/antitermination protein NusG; translation: MSTPENDTPDKFPADDAVAEPTDSVEEFATDGPALEESEPAESAPAAAVDAEPADPVAEMKAALRRAPGEWYVIHSYAGYENKVKANLETRVQNLDLEDYIFQVEVPTEEVTEIKNGQRKHVNRKVLPGYILVRMELNDESWGAVRNTPGVTGFVGATSRPSPLSIDDVVKFLVPAAQQQKKPAAAAAASSAEAAGGEVAPKPVIEVDFEVGESVTVMDGPFATLPASISEVNAEQQKLKVLVSIFGRETPVELAFTQVAKI
- the secE gene encoding preprotein translocase subunit SecE codes for the protein MSDERDTRRGAHAADEGDGTAAATRPSGKRSARRSRSASSQVDTGSIATLDRPSRKATKTTDRAERKKPGNPLKRLIKFLREVIAELRKVIWPNRKQMVTYTSVVLVFVIFMVAFISGLDLAFIKGVNWLFG